The Tenacibaculum sp. MAR_2010_89 genome has a window encoding:
- a CDS encoding tyrosine-type recombinase/integrase, protein MEINNAINLIKEKDDFEGLRDRLVVELLYSTGIRRAELISLEEKNIDYVNNTIKVLGKRNKERLVVLLPFVVETIDSYLIKKKELSLTDDGGYLLMTKKGGKIYETLVYRIINSYFSRVSTKGKKSPHVLRHAFATHLLNNGASLNSVKELLGHSSLASTQVYTHNSLEEMKKVFNMAHPRGAD, encoded by the coding sequence TTGGAAATAAATAATGCAATAAATTTAATAAAAGAGAAAGATGATTTCGAAGGATTAAGAGATAGGTTAGTTGTTGAGTTGTTATATTCAACAGGTATAAGGAGGGCGGAATTGATTAGTCTTGAAGAAAAAAATATCGATTATGTTAATAATACTATAAAAGTTTTAGGTAAGAGAAATAAAGAAAGATTAGTTGTTTTATTGCCATTTGTAGTGGAAACTATTGATAGTTATTTGATTAAGAAAAAAGAACTGTCGTTAACAGATGATGGTGGTTATTTATTGATGACGAAAAAGGGAGGTAAAATATATGAAACACTTGTTTATAGAATAATAAATTCGTACTTTAGTAGGGTGTCTACAAAAGGAAAAAAGAGTCCGCATGTGTTAAGGCACGCCTTTGCTACGCATTTATTAAATAATGGTGCATCGCTGAATTCGGTTAAAGAATTACTAGGGCATTCAAGTTTAGCCTCTACCCAAGTTTATACGCATAATAGCTTGGAAGAAATGAAAAAAGTGTTTAACATGGCTCACCCTAGAGGAGCTGATTAA
- a CDS encoding site-specific integrase — protein MLVTSFLEYLEFEKKYSKHTIMAYENDLIAFKEFCIENYEEDDLTSIHYREIRNWIVDLVNGGVSNRSVNRKVSSLKSFYNFLQKIEEIDINPLAKHKSLKVQKKNQFTFYGVGNK, from the coding sequence ATGCTAGTAACATCGTTTTTGGAGTATTTAGAGTTTGAAAAGAAATATTCTAAACATACCATAATGGCTTACGAAAACGATTTGATAGCGTTTAAGGAGTTTTGTATAGAGAATTATGAAGAAGATGATTTAACGAGTATTCACTATCGTGAAATAAGAAATTGGATTGTAGATTTGGTGAATGGAGGTGTTTCGAATAGAAGTGTTAATCGGAAGGTGAGTTCATTAAAGTCATTTTATAATTTTCTGCAAAAAATAGAAGAAATTGATATAAATCCATTAGCAAAACATAAATCATTAAAGGTTCAGAAAAAAAATCAATTCACCTTTTACGGAGTTGGAAATAAATAA
- the rpsU gene encoding 30S ribosomal protein S21: protein MLIIPVKEGENIDRALKRYKRKFSNTKTMRELRNRKQFTKPSVANRARKIKASYVQQLRTQEEIG from the coding sequence ATGTTAATCATTCCAGTAAAAGAAGGAGAGAATATTGATAGAGCGTTAAAACGTTACAAACGTAAATTTAGCAATACTAAAACAATGCGAGAGTTACGTAATAGGAAGCAGTTTACAAAACCTTCAGTAGCTAATAGAGCTCGAAAAATAAAAGCATCTTATGTTCAGCAGTTAAGAACACAAGAAGAAATAGGATAA
- a CDS encoding acyl-CoA dehydrogenase family protein, with product MNSMYFTEEHESFRQSFKDFLQKEVVPHIDKWEKDGTVERFIWKKFGEMGYFGLNQPEEYGGLGLDLFYTVIFLEELQKINSGGFAANMWAHAYLAMTHLNKEGDDRIKKEYLTPSIEGDKIGCLCISEPFGGSDVAGMRTTAIKDGDNFVINGSKTFITNGVYSDYLVVAAKTNPEAKHKGMSIFVVDRNVQGVSAVKLDKLGWRASDTAEIAFDNVIVPKENLMGEEGSGFSYIMQHFALERLIMGINAHARSEYAVDYALQYMNERQAFGKHLNEFQALRHKVAEMASKVDMCKEYNYSITKRLNDGQYVVKEASMSKLLSTKMADEVIYDALQLLGGYGYMEDYPMARLLRDSRLGPIGGGTSEILKEIIAKMIIDKKEYRPAT from the coding sequence ATGAATAGTATGTACTTTACTGAAGAGCACGAATCTTTTCGTCAAAGTTTTAAGGACTTTTTACAAAAAGAAGTTGTTCCTCATATAGATAAATGGGAAAAGGATGGGACTGTTGAACGTTTTATTTGGAAAAAGTTTGGGGAAATGGGCTACTTTGGTTTAAACCAGCCTGAAGAATATGGTGGATTAGGTTTAGATCTTTTTTATACGGTAATCTTTTTAGAAGAATTACAGAAAATTAATTCTGGAGGTTTTGCTGCAAACATGTGGGCTCATGCATATTTAGCCATGACGCATCTTAATAAAGAAGGAGATGATAGAATTAAAAAAGAATATTTAACACCAAGTATTGAAGGTGATAAAATAGGGTGCTTATGTATTTCTGAACCTTTTGGAGGAAGTGATGTTGCAGGAATGCGTACAACAGCAATAAAAGATGGAGATAATTTTGTGATTAATGGATCAAAAACATTTATAACAAATGGTGTTTACTCTGATTATTTAGTAGTTGCGGCAAAAACAAACCCTGAAGCAAAACATAAAGGGATGAGTATTTTTGTTGTAGATAGAAATGTACAGGGAGTTTCAGCTGTTAAACTAGATAAATTAGGATGGAGAGCATCTGATACCGCTGAAATAGCATTTGATAATGTTATTGTTCCTAAAGAAAACTTAATGGGAGAAGAAGGTTCTGGTTTTTCTTATATTATGCAACATTTTGCTTTAGAACGTTTGATTATGGGTATAAATGCGCATGCCAGATCTGAATATGCTGTAGATTATGCATTGCAATATATGAATGAAAGACAGGCATTTGGTAAACATTTAAATGAATTTCAAGCATTGAGGCATAAAGTTGCTGAAATGGCAAGTAAAGTTGATATGTGTAAAGAGTATAATTACTCAATCACAAAGCGATTAAATGATGGCCAATATGTAGTGAAAGAAGCAAGTATGAGTAAGTTACTTTCTACAAAGATGGCTGATGAGGTTATATACGATGCTTTACAGTTATTAGGAGGGTATGGTTATATGGAGGATTATCCAATGGCAAGACTTTTAAGAGATAGTCGTTTAGGTCCAATAGGAGGTGGTACTTCTGAGATTTTAAAAGAGATTATTGCAAAAATGATTATCGATAAAAAAGAATATAGACCAGCAACCTAG